In Geminocystis sp. NIES-3708, a single window of DNA contains:
- a CDS encoding anhydro-N-acetylmuramic acid kinase, translating into MIIVGLMSGTSVDGIDAAVVEIKGQKLDLEVNLLVGQTFPYSPSLRTKILQVCEGDSLSMTEFSQLDSAIATEFSQAVLNIIPDNIKVDLIGSHGQTVYHQPPHKNQLGYSLQLGRGDVIAHLTGIDTVNNFRVADIAVGGQGAPLVSKIDLCLYNHPRHSRCLQNIGGIGNATYLPSTHTQKWQEKVIGWDTGPGNALIDLAVQKLTDNQQTFDFNGDWSRQGKPCKPLIKQWLKEDFFHQKPPKSTGRELFGHIYLEKCHRDAQNYHLSDADWLATLTELTVASIADSYHRFLPSIPHEVILAGGGSRNSYLKERLQSYLPDSHLLISDDLGISGEFKEAIAFAILAYWHVNNYEGNLPNVTGAKKEVILGQIHKAIYN; encoded by the coding sequence ATGATTATAGTTGGTTTAATGAGTGGTACTTCTGTAGATGGAATTGATGCCGCCGTTGTCGAAATTAAAGGACAAAAATTAGATTTAGAAGTTAACCTTTTAGTAGGTCAAACTTTTCCCTATTCTCCTTCTTTACGCACTAAAATTCTTCAAGTTTGTGAAGGTGATTCTCTTTCTATGACGGAATTTTCTCAATTAGATTCTGCCATCGCCACTGAATTTTCTCAAGCGGTTTTAAATATAATTCCAGATAATATCAAAGTAGATTTAATAGGCTCTCACGGTCAAACAGTATATCATCAACCGCCCCATAAAAACCAGTTAGGCTATAGCTTACAGTTAGGCAGAGGAGATGTTATTGCTCATTTAACAGGGATTGATACTGTCAATAATTTTCGGGTGGCGGATATTGCCGTAGGAGGACAAGGTGCGCCGTTAGTGTCTAAAATTGATTTGTGTTTATATAATCATCCTCGTCATAGTCGTTGTTTACAAAATATCGGCGGTATTGGTAACGCTACTTATTTACCCTCAACTCATACGCAAAAATGGCAAGAAAAAGTTATCGGTTGGGATACAGGACCAGGAAATGCTTTAATAGATTTAGCAGTACAAAAATTAACAGATAATCAACAGACTTTTGATTTTAACGGTGATTGGAGTCGTCAAGGAAAGCCATGTAAACCTTTAATTAAGCAATGGTTAAAAGAAGATTTTTTTCATCAAAAACCACCAAAATCTACAGGTAGAGAATTATTCGGGCATATTTACTTAGAAAAATGTCATCGAGATGCCCAAAACTATCATTTAAGTGATGCTGATTGGTTAGCGACTTTGACAGAATTAACTGTTGCTTCTATCGCCGATAGTTACCATCGTTTTTTACCTTCGATTCCTCATGAGGTTATTTTAGCAGGAGGAGGTAGTCGTAACAGTTATTTAAAAGAGCGTTTACAAAGTTATCTTCCCGATTCTCATTTACTGATTAGCGATGATTTAGGCATAAGTGGTGAGTTTAAAGAAGCTATAGCTTTTGCCATTTTAGCCTATTGGCACGTCAATAATTATGAGGGCAATTTACCTAATGTTACAGGGGCGAAAAAAGAAGTTATTTTAGGACAAATACATAAAGCAATTTATAATTGA
- a CDS encoding sigma-70 family RNA polymerase sigma factor translates to MKMQKRSNLVAQFSSFLCLKEEDSSSIIYWKKHPELERNIRLLQRQQIISSEEDIVAQEILRWLRQNQDSLQHRHLIAYLQESCFFATEKVYQRLQNYWDLFTWQDYFQWSNLLVSSPLKLLSKYDTNFGAKLKTYAKNKIEYQLIDQAYQYMGWERASDWGLLKQLKTNHQSKCLQSIGGLSGKILDQYLLIWGCFNLIYKPPLTRKNKKLLSPSLSHFIQVSNEYNLLIKKKNSVLSPINSQQCENILLTCIKFARQYCNPLTIRNEEYLDNLADDTISNFNDEDKNYQKNYDVVNKILTEAFSKLELPQKIIFQLWKGIELTQTEIAEVMSVNYSDFVTTQLHVTRAITSIRTILLESLIKEILLDEKIQLTKDKIRELKTPLDTWLQEHCKQILWQRLFFIYQSLCTEEKDKIKEYLIQKYWNLNEEIEETFFHKITIIFKNNIELEFKLVFPKSKHIKVCFIHLIEEWINESVYSLINN, encoded by the coding sequence ATGAAAATGCAAAAACGCAGTAATCTTGTGGCGCAGTTTTCTTCCTTTCTATGTTTGAAAGAAGAAGATTCTTCTTCGATTATCTACTGGAAAAAACACCCAGAGTTAGAGAGAAATATTCGGTTGTTACAAAGGCAACAGATTATTTCCTCCGAAGAAGATATTGTTGCCCAAGAAATTTTACGGTGGTTAAGACAAAATCAAGACTCACTTCAACATAGACATTTAATTGCTTATTTACAAGAATCTTGTTTTTTTGCTACCGAAAAAGTCTATCAACGACTACAAAATTATTGGGATTTATTTACTTGGCAAGATTATTTTCAATGGTCAAATTTATTAGTTTCTTCCCCTCTTAAATTACTGTCTAAATATGACACAAATTTTGGGGCGAAATTAAAAACTTATGCCAAAAATAAAATAGAATATCAGCTTATAGATCAAGCCTATCAATATATGGGCTGGGAAAGAGCATCTGATTGGGGATTATTAAAACAACTAAAAACTAATCACCAATCTAAATGTTTACAAAGTATCGGAGGATTATCAGGGAAAATTTTAGACCAATATTTATTAATTTGGGGATGTTTTAATCTTATTTATAAGCCTCCTCTTACAAGAAAAAATAAAAAGTTATTATCCCCATCTTTATCTCATTTTATACAAGTTAGTAATGAGTATAATTTGCTAATAAAGAAAAAAAATAGTGTTTTATCTCCTATAAATTCACAACAATGCGAAAATATTTTATTGACTTGTATTAAATTTGCTCGTCAATATTGCAATCCTCTTACTATTCGTAATGAAGAATATTTAGATAATTTAGCTGATGATACTATCTCAAATTTTAATGATGAGGATAAAAATTATCAGAAAAATTATGATGTAGTTAATAAAATATTAACTGAGGCTTTTTCTAAACTTGAATTACCTCAAAAAATTATATTTCAACTGTGGAAAGGAATAGAACTAACTCAAACAGAAATAGCAGAAGTTATGTCTGTAAATTATTCTGATTTTGTCACGACACAACTTCATGTTACTCGTGCAATTACTTCCATTAGAACAATATTACTTGAGTCTCTAATTAAGGAAATATTATTAGATGAAAAAATACAGTTAACTAAAGATAAAATTCGAGAATTAAAAACTCCTTTAGATACCTGGTTACAAGAACATTGTAAACAAATTCTTTGGCAAAGATTATTTTTTATATATCAATCTTTATGTACAGAGGAAAAAGATAAAATTAAAGAATATTTAATTCAAAAATATTGGAATTTGAATGAAGAAATTGAAGAAACATTTTTTCATAAAATCACAATAATTTTTAAAAATAATATTGAGTTAGAATTTAAACTCGTATTCCCTAAAAGTAAACATATTAAAGTTTGTTTTATCCATTTAATCGAAGAATGGATTAATGAATCAGTTTATTCTCTGATTAATAATTAA
- the ilvC gene encoding ketol-acid reductoisomerase, with translation MAQMYYEDDANLNLFANKTVAIIGYGSQGHAHALNLKESGVNVIVGLYEGSKSQAKAESAGLKVHTVAEASSLADWIMILLPDEVQRTIYEKEIAPYLTKGKVLSFAHGFNIHFGQIVPPEDVDVVMIAPKGPGHLVRRTYEQGQGVPALFAVYQNATGKARDLAMAYAKGIGGTRGGILETTFREETETDLFGEQAVLCGGLSELIKAGFDTLVSAGYQPEIAYFECLHEVKLIVDLIVEGGLATMRSSISNTAEYGDYTRGPRIITDDTRAEMKKILSEIQSGQFAREFVLENQAGKPGFTAMRRREAEQTIEEVGKDLRAMFSWLKK, from the coding sequence ATGGCTCAAATGTACTATGAAGATGATGCCAACTTAAATTTATTTGCTAATAAAACTGTAGCAATTATTGGTTATGGATCTCAAGGACACGCCCATGCTTTAAACTTGAAAGAAAGTGGTGTTAATGTTATTGTCGGACTTTATGAAGGTAGCAAATCTCAAGCTAAAGCTGAATCTGCTGGTTTAAAAGTACATACCGTTGCTGAGGCTTCTTCCCTTGCTGACTGGATTATGATTTTATTACCAGATGAAGTTCAACGCACTATCTATGAAAAAGAGATCGCACCCTATTTAACTAAAGGTAAAGTATTATCATTCGCTCATGGCTTTAACATTCATTTTGGTCAAATTGTACCTCCTGAAGACGTTGACGTAGTAATGATTGCACCTAAAGGACCTGGACATTTAGTACGTCGGACTTACGAACAAGGACAAGGTGTACCTGCTTTATTCGCAGTATATCAAAATGCCACAGGTAAAGCTCGTGATTTAGCGATGGCTTATGCTAAAGGTATTGGTGGCACTCGTGGAGGAATCCTTGAAACCACTTTCAGAGAAGAAACTGAAACCGATTTATTTGGCGAACAAGCTGTATTATGTGGTGGTTTATCTGAATTAATTAAAGCAGGTTTTGACACTCTCGTATCTGCAGGTTATCAACCTGAAATTGCTTATTTTGAGTGTTTACATGAAGTTAAATTAATCGTTGATTTAATCGTTGAAGGCGGTTTAGCAACTATGCGCAGTAGTATTTCCAATACCGCTGAATATGGTGATTATACCAGAGGACCTAGAATTATTACTGATGATACCCGTGCAGAAATGAAAAAAATTCTCAGCGAAATTCAGTCAGGGCAATTTGCTAGAGAATTTGTGTTAGAAAACCAAGCTGGAAAACCCGGATTTACTGCAATGCGTCGTCGTGAAGCCGAGCAAACTATAGAAGAAGTTGGTAAAGATTTACGTGCTATGTTTAGCTGGTTGAAAAAATAG
- the sds gene encoding solanesyl diphosphate synthase, translated as MTTATSLFTPVENDLSQLIDNLTTLVEAQHPILGAAAEHLFSAGGKRIRPAIVLLVSRATLKGQDLTPRHRRLAEITEMIHTASLVHDDVVDDAEIRRQVPTVNTLFGNRIAVLAGDFLFAQSSWYLANLDNLQVVKLLSEVIRDFAEGEIQQGLSCFDTDITLEKYLQKSYFKTASLIANSGKAAAVLSDAGEEVANKIYSYGRNLGLAFQIVDDILDFTASEEVLGKPVASDLVSGNITAPVLFAMAEKPSLKILIEREFSEEGDLQQALELVNNSDGIEKARALAYQHSQLALQDLDCLQKSPATDSLVELTDYVLSRIK; from the coding sequence ATGACAACTGCAACCTCTCTATTTACTCCTGTAGAAAATGACTTATCGCAACTAATTGATAACTTAACCACCTTGGTAGAGGCACAACATCCTATTTTAGGTGCGGCGGCAGAGCATTTATTTAGTGCTGGGGGGAAAAGAATTCGCCCTGCTATCGTTTTATTAGTTTCTCGTGCTACACTAAAGGGTCAAGATTTAACTCCTAGACATCGACGTTTAGCGGAAATTACGGAAATGATTCATACTGCAAGTCTTGTTCATGATGATGTAGTTGATGATGCTGAAATTAGAAGACAAGTTCCTACAGTTAACACTCTTTTTGGTAATCGTATTGCTGTATTGGCAGGAGATTTTTTATTTGCACAATCTTCATGGTATTTAGCAAATTTAGATAATCTTCAAGTAGTGAAATTATTGTCAGAAGTTATTCGAGATTTTGCGGAAGGAGAAATTCAACAAGGATTAAGTTGCTTTGACACAGATATAACTTTAGAAAAATATTTACAAAAAAGCTATTTTAAAACGGCTTCACTAATTGCCAATAGCGGAAAGGCTGCTGCTGTTTTAAGTGATGCGGGGGAAGAAGTGGCGAATAAAATTTATAGTTATGGGCGTAATCTTGGTTTAGCATTTCAAATAGTGGATGATATATTGGATTTTACGGCTTCTGAGGAAGTTTTAGGTAAACCTGTTGCTTCTGATTTAGTCAGTGGAAATATTACCGCACCTGTATTATTTGCCATGGCAGAAAAACCTTCTTTAAAAATTTTGATTGAAAGAGAATTTAGTGAAGAAGGAGATTTACAACAAGCCCTAGAATTGGTGAATAACAGTGATGGTATTGAAAAAGCTAGGGCTTTAGCTTATCAACATAGTCAATTGGCTTTACAGGATTTAGATTGTTTGCAAAAATCCCCTGCTACAGATTCTTTGGTAGAGTTAACAGATTATGTTTTGAGTAGGATAAAATAA
- a CDS encoding LysR family transcriptional regulator: MIQATLHQLKVFETTARLGSFTKAAEELEITQPTVSSQVKQLTKTIGLPLFEQIGKQLYLTEAGKELLTTCQDVFTQLDNFEMKIADFKGTKEGKLSLSVITTATYFIPRILGSFCLLYPDIDIALQVTNHKQIQERMLNNQDDLYILSQPPEEIDLKSQSFIDNPLVVIAKKDHPLANQKQIPLETLEAYPFIMRESGSGTRKAVQNLFNQHNVNVKVRLELGSNEAIKQAILGGLGISVLSKHTLTFACHEDLTILDIQNFPIAKHWYISHLAGKQLSIIAKTFLEFLIDRTQLMKV, encoded by the coding sequence TTGATTCAAGCAACCTTACATCAGCTCAAAGTATTTGAAACCACGGCACGTTTAGGAAGTTTTACTAAAGCGGCAGAAGAATTAGAGATAACCCAACCAACAGTATCAAGTCAAGTTAAACAATTGACAAAAACCATTGGCTTACCTTTATTTGAACAAATTGGCAAACAACTTTATCTCACAGAAGCAGGAAAAGAATTATTGACAACTTGTCAAGATGTTTTTACTCAATTAGACAATTTTGAGATGAAAATTGCTGATTTTAAAGGTACAAAAGAAGGAAAATTAAGTCTATCGGTTATTACCACAGCAACATATTTTATTCCCCGTATTTTAGGTTCATTTTGTTTACTTTATCCTGATATTGATATTGCCTTACAAGTCACTAATCATAAACAAATACAAGAGAGAATGTTAAATAATCAAGATGATTTATATATTCTCAGTCAACCACCAGAAGAAATTGATCTTAAAAGTCAATCTTTTATTGATAATCCATTGGTAGTAATTGCCAAAAAAGATCACCCTTTAGCTAATCAAAAACAAATACCCCTAGAGACTTTAGAAGCCTATCCTTTTATTATGAGAGAATCTGGCTCTGGAACTCGAAAAGCAGTACAAAATTTATTTAATCAACATAATGTTAATGTAAAAGTACGGCTAGAATTAGGTAGTAATGAAGCCATCAAACAAGCTATTTTAGGTGGATTAGGAATTTCAGTATTGTCCAAACATACCCTAACTTTTGCTTGTCATGAGGATTTAACGATTCTTGATATACAGAATTTCCCCATTGCTAAACACTGGTATATATCTCATTTAGCGGGTAAACAACTATCTATTATAGCTAAAACTTTTTTAGAATTTTTGATTGATAGAACTCAACTGATGAAGGTATAA
- a CDS encoding carbonic anhydrase: MTKIDLSRRNLLQLGALSLVSGSFVTAMSKANSKEIVALNEVTSNLNPEEALQSLLAGNERFINNKSININRSLTRIQEVAKGQNPFAILLSCADSRVPVEILFDRGFGDLFVVRNAGNIATPEEVGSIEFGSLVLGAKVILVLGHGSCGAVKATIEGNVVPGQIQSVLDAIKPALNNLTPEEKKDLPTAIKANVKLQVETLKKSNVIAQLIAENKLKIVGGYYDLTTGKVSLIS, from the coding sequence ATGACAAAAATAGATTTATCTCGCAGAAATTTATTACAATTAGGTGCATTAAGTTTAGTTTCTGGTAGCTTTGTAACAGCAATGAGTAAAGCTAATTCAAAAGAAATAGTTGCTCTAAATGAAGTCACATCTAATTTAAATCCAGAAGAAGCCTTACAATCATTATTAGCTGGCAATGAACGTTTTATTAATAATAAATCTATTAATATTAATCGTTCATTAACTCGAATTCAAGAAGTAGCAAAAGGACAAAATCCCTTCGCAATTTTACTAAGTTGTGCCGATTCAAGAGTGCCAGTAGAAATACTTTTTGATCGAGGATTTGGAGATTTATTCGTAGTAAGAAATGCAGGTAATATTGCCACTCCTGAAGAAGTAGGAAGTATTGAATTTGGCTCATTAGTTTTAGGTGCTAAAGTTATTTTGGTCTTAGGGCATGGTAGTTGTGGTGCAGTTAAAGCTACCATTGAAGGTAATGTTGTACCCGGGCAAATTCAGTCAGTGTTAGATGCCATTAAACCTGCATTAAATAACCTTACTCCCGAAGAAAAAAAAGACTTACCAACAGCTATAAAAGCTAACGTTAAACTCCAAGTAGAAACTCTTAAAAAATCTAATGTTATCGCTCAATTAATAGCTGAGAATAAATTAAAAATTGTTGGTGGTTATTATGACTTAACCACAGGAAAAGTTAGTTTAATCAGTTAA
- a CDS encoding NAD(P)H-quinone oxidoreductase subunit F: MNFFSENILFIPCYTLIGGLFALLWSPGLIRKTGSRPAGYINILMTSFAFIHSVIALSQIWNNPAQELRFTWLEAPGLNISFDVQISAISVGALALITGLNVLCQIYAIGYLEMDWGWARFYALMGFFEAGMCGLVLCNSLFFSYVYLEILTLGTYLLVGFWFAQPLVISGARDAFWTKRVGDILLLMGVIAIYSFSGTWNYNYLGFWAKNSPIDATFSTLLCLALIAGPIAKCAQIPLQLWLDEAMEGPLPASILRNAIVVAVGAYVLIQLQPVLTISPITSTVVMVIGAITAVLSSLIAIAQIDIKRVLSYTVSAYMGLVFIAVGSNQPDTALLLIVIYAVAMALLYMSIGTVIISNITQNITQLGGLWSRRPISGISFLVGTFGLVAFPPLGAFSILPRLGNELLATQPWLLAVLLLVNALTAFSLLRAFSLIFLGESKQMTVRSPEVLWAMVLPMMILTGVTLHLPLILEQFNLIDFDIKLGIFFTLSTIIGGGLAIIIYGKKSTDETIKIIPEFIRDFFAYDLYIQDIYKITIVGIVNVTAKLAYWFDKYIVDGAVNLVGFTTIFGGQALKYSTSGQSQLYILTILLGLVFVAIVFGLTQ; the protein is encoded by the coding sequence ATGAATTTTTTTAGTGAAAATATCTTATTTATTCCTTGTTATACATTGATTGGAGGCTTATTTGCTCTATTGTGGTCTCCCGGTCTTATACGAAAAACAGGATCACGTCCAGCAGGTTATATTAATATCCTGATGACATCTTTTGCATTTATTCACAGTGTCATCGCTTTATCTCAAATTTGGAATAACCCAGCTCAAGAATTACGATTTACATGGTTAGAAGCACCGGGTTTAAATATTTCTTTTGATGTGCAAATTTCTGCTATCAGCGTTGGTGCATTAGCTTTAATTACGGGATTAAATGTTTTATGTCAAATCTACGCTATCGGTTATTTAGAAATGGATTGGGGATGGGCAAGATTTTATGCACTGATGGGATTTTTCGAAGCGGGAATGTGTGGATTAGTTTTATGCAATTCTCTTTTCTTTAGCTATGTTTATTTAGAAATTCTCACCCTTGGTACTTACTTATTAGTAGGTTTTTGGTTTGCACAACCCCTCGTTATCTCAGGTGCAAGGGATGCGTTTTGGACAAAACGAGTCGGTGATATTCTCTTACTAATGGGGGTAATTGCTATTTATTCCTTTTCTGGTACGTGGAATTACAATTATCTAGGTTTTTGGGCAAAAAATTCTCCCATTGATGCCACTTTTTCGACATTACTATGTTTAGCCTTGATAGCGGGACCGATCGCTAAATGCGCACAAATTCCTTTACAATTATGGTTAGATGAAGCGATGGAAGGTCCTTTACCTGCTTCTATCCTTCGTAATGCTATCGTTGTGGCAGTTGGTGCTTATGTGCTTATTCAGTTACAACCAGTTTTAACGATTTCCCCTATCACTTCAACAGTAGTAATGGTTATTGGTGCTATCACCGCTGTGTTATCATCATTAATTGCTATTGCCCAAATTGACATCAAACGGGTACTTTCTTATACTGTAAGTGCTTATATGGGTTTAGTATTTATCGCCGTTGGCAGTAATCAGCCCGACACCGCTTTATTGTTAATTGTGATTTATGCCGTTGCCATGGCTTTACTTTATATGAGTATCGGTACTGTTATTATTAGTAACATCACTCAAAACATAACTCAATTAGGTGGTTTATGGTCTCGTCGTCCTATTTCTGGTATATCTTTCTTAGTAGGCACATTCGGTTTAGTGGCTTTTCCTCCCCTGGGTGCTTTTTCTATTCTTCCCCGTCTTGGCAATGAATTATTAGCAACTCAACCTTGGTTATTGGCGGTTTTATTGTTAGTGAATGCTTTGACTGCTTTTAGTCTCTTACGGGCTTTTTCCTTAATATTTCTAGGTGAATCAAAACAAATGACAGTGCGATCGCCAGAAGTGTTATGGGCAATGGTATTACCGATGATGATTTTAACTGGTGTTACCCTACATTTACCTCTAATTTTAGAACAATTTAACCTCATTGATTTTGATATAAAATTGGGAATTTTCTTCACCTTATCAACCATAATAGGTGGGGGATTAGCAATAATAATTTATGGTAAAAAATCAACAGATGAAACCATAAAAATTATTCCAGAATTTATCCGTGATTTCTTCGCCTATGATTTGTATATTCAAGACATTTATAAAATAACAATTGTGGGCATAGTAAATGTTACCGCAAAATTAGCTTATTGGTTTGATAAATATATCGTAGATGGTGCAGTAAATTTAGTGGGTTTTACTACTATTTTCGGAGGACAAGCCCTTAAATATAGTACATCTGGACAATCTCAGTTATATATTTTAACAATTCTTTTAGGATTAGTTTTTGTAGCGATAGTTTTTGGTTTAACTCAATAA
- a CDS encoding ABC transporter ATP-binding protein codes for MNSPLLEILNLGVAYGTTNNGDNSNSISWAVNDVSFNLNYGEVLALVGESGCGKSTLGRAIIRLLPEKTKVEGVANFKGEAIFAYDNQALRKFRGEAVALVFQDPMTRLDPLMTIGDHCIETLKAHQPKLSPQEAKKKALSTLATVKISPDRFNQYPHEFSGGMRQRVAIALALLLEPKLIVADEPTTSLDVTIASEILAELTSLCRERDMALLLISHDLAMVGKYCDRIGVMYQGKMVEMGKVQDVIYAPNHEYTKSLLAAAFHLHKPSELVVEEIKENETPLLELKNLKQYYSLESNFIEQIFGKKSQTIKAVDELNLTIWQGEILGLVGESGCGKSTLSRTILQLIRATSGKVNFENRDLTTLPEREIRSIRKEIQMIFQDPHACLNPMMTIGESIIEPLLIHQMGNQQKNKQRVETMLNRVGLNPQEYYNRYPKELSGGQQQRVAIARALITNPKLVICDEPVSMLDATVQAQVLDLILELKKEFNLTYLFITHDLSVARFLCDRIAVMNHGKIVELGNTESIFKNPQHSYTKSLLSSAFTFKN; via the coding sequence ATGAATTCACCTTTATTAGAAATCCTTAACCTTGGAGTGGCTTATGGCACTACTAATAACGGTGATAACTCCAACTCTATTAGTTGGGCTGTTAATGATGTTTCTTTCAACCTCAATTATGGGGAAGTTTTAGCCTTAGTCGGCGAGTCTGGTTGCGGAAAATCCACCTTAGGCAGGGCGATAATACGATTATTACCAGAAAAAACTAAGGTTGAAGGTGTGGCAAATTTCAAAGGAGAAGCTATTTTTGCCTATGACAATCAAGCCTTACGCAAATTTAGAGGAGAAGCAGTTGCGTTAGTATTTCAAGATCCCATGACAAGATTAGATCCTTTAATGACGATAGGGGATCATTGTATCGAAACATTGAAAGCTCATCAACCTAAATTATCACCACAAGAAGCGAAAAAAAAAGCCTTATCTACCCTTGCCACCGTCAAAATTTCTCCTGATAGATTTAATCAATATCCCCATGAGTTTAGTGGTGGTATGCGTCAACGGGTTGCCATCGCCCTTGCTTTATTATTAGAGCCGAAGTTGATCGTTGCTGACGAACCTACTACTAGCCTTGATGTCACTATTGCTTCGGAAATTTTAGCTGAATTAACTTCTTTGTGTCGTGAGCGAGATATGGCTTTATTATTGATTTCTCACGATTTAGCGATGGTAGGGAAATACTGTGATCGCATTGGGGTAATGTATCAAGGTAAAATGGTAGAAATGGGTAAAGTGCAAGATGTAATCTATGCTCCGAATCATGAATATACAAAATCTCTGTTAGCGGCTGCCTTTCACTTACATAAACCCTCAGAATTAGTTGTCGAAGAAATAAAAGAAAATGAAACCCCTTTATTAGAATTAAAAAATCTCAAACAATACTATAGTTTAGAAAGTAATTTTATTGAGCAAATTTTCGGCAAAAAATCCCAAACAATTAAAGCAGTAGATGAACTAAATTTAACCATTTGGCAAGGAGAAATTTTAGGTTTAGTGGGGGAATCTGGTTGTGGCAAAAGTACTCTTTCTCGAACAATTTTACAATTAATTAGAGCTACCAGTGGAAAGGTTAATTTTGAAAATCGAGATTTAACTACTCTACCTGAAAGGGAAATTAGAAGCATAAGAAAAGAAATACAGATGATTTTTCAAGATCCTCATGCTTGTCTTAATCCCATGATGACGATAGGAGAATCGATAATTGAGCCTTTATTAATTCATCAAATGGGCAATCAGCAGAAAAATAAGCAACGAGTAGAAACGATGTTAAATCGGGTGGGATTAAACCCTCAAGAATATTATAACCGTTATCCGAAAGAACTTTCAGGAGGACAACAACAAAGAGTCGCCATCGCAAGAGCATTAATTACTAACCCGAAATTAGTGATTTGTGATGAACCCGTAAGTATGTTAGATGCTACAGTACAAGCACAAGTCTTAGATTTAATTTTAGAGCTTAAAAAAGAATTTAATTTAACTTATTTATTCATCACTCATGATTTATCTGTAGCTAGATTTTTATGCGATCGTATTGCTGTTATGAATCATGGTAAAATAGTGGAATTAGGAAACACAGAAAGTATTTTTAAAAATCCTCAACATTCTTATACAAAATCTCTTTTATCTTCTGCATTTACCTTTAAAAATTAA